Proteins found in one Desulfomonilia bacterium genomic segment:
- a CDS encoding 3-isopropylmalate dehydratase small subunit → MIREMKGKAFVFGDDIDTDAIIPARYLNNSDPDILKLHVMEDADSEFSSKITAGDIIVAGKNFGCGSSREHAPIAIKAAGISCVIAESFARIFLRNSFNMGLPILISVEASRDIKEGDVLEVNAEEGVIRNITTGKKYISNKLPDFIKEIVEDGGLIEHIKKRHNI, encoded by the coding sequence ATGATTCGAGAGATGAAGGGTAAGGCATTTGTCTTCGGAGACGATATTGATACCGATGCTATAATTCCAGCCAGGTACCTGAATAATTCTGATCCGGATATACTGAAACTGCATGTCATGGAAGATGCCGATTCTGAATTTTCATCAAAAATCACTGCTGGAGATATTATTGTGGCCGGGAAAAATTTCGGCTGCGGATCATCAAGGGAGCATGCACCGATAGCAATCAAAGCCGCAGGCATAAGTTGTGTCATTGCAGAGAGCTTTGCCAGGATATTTCTTCGAAACAGCTTCAACATGGGGCTTCCCATATTGATCTCCGTTGAAGCTTCAAGAGACATTAAAGAAGGTGATGTCCTGGAAGTGAATGCAGAAGAGGGAGTAATCAGAAACATCACAACAGGCAAAAAGTATATTTCCAATAAGCTGCCTGATTTTATTAAAGAGATCGTGGAAGATGGAG